In Mangifera indica cultivar Alphonso chromosome 1, CATAS_Mindica_2.1, whole genome shotgun sequence, a single genomic region encodes these proteins:
- the LOC123225528 gene encoding CASP-like protein 4B1, with product MSNSDDKNQAASLPVGAPPMDVEGQTPASGVSAITRRSRRDDLLKRGSLALRGVALFFSLIAFIVMVSNKHGDGKDFDEYEEFRYVLAIAILSTLYTGGQTLRHSYEMSTGKQLLQPRTSALFDFSGDQTVAYLLISAASAAIPMTNRMREGGDNIFTDSLAASISMEILAFIALALSALISGYRLTTQSQI from the exons ATGTCAAATTCAGATGACAAGAATCAAGCGGCATCCCTGCCAGTGGGGGCGCCACCTATGGATGTCGAGGGCCAGACTCCGGCATCCGGTGTTTCCGCGATCACCCGGCGGTCGAGGAGGGACGATTTGTTGAAGAGAGGGTCTCTGGCTTTGAGAGGAGTGgctttattcttttctttgattGCTTTTATTGTCATGGTGAGTAATAAACACGGCGATGGGAAAGATTTTGATGAATACGAAGAGTTCAG gtATGTGCTGGCAATAGCAATTCTGTCGACTTTGTATACAGGAGGACAGACTCTGCGTCACTCGTATGAGATGTCTACCGGCAAACAATTGTTGCAGCCGCGTACGTCGGCCTTGTTCGATTTTTCCGGCGATCAG ACTGTAGCTTATTTGTTGATATCAGCAGCATCGGCCGCTATTCCGATGACAAATAGGATGAGAGAGGGAGGAGACAATATTTTTACAGACTCCCTTGCAGCTTCCATTAGCATGGAAATCTTGGCTTTCATAGCACTGGCACTGTCAGCTCTCATTTCAGGATATAGATTAACAACCCAATCTCAAATTTAA